CGTCACCTGGGCCACGATGCCGGCGGCGACGATGTCGCGCAGGTTCAGGCCCCGGGTCTCCTCGGCGAGGGCCGCCTCCTCCGGGGTCAGGCGCCCGGTGACCGCGTTCGCCAGGGGCGACAGGTGGCCGGCGATGACACGGGCCATGGGCGCCTCGTTGTGGTCGAGGATGTCCGCGCCCCGGGTCGCGTAGGCCAGCACCGGCCGGTCGTCGCCGTAGATCTCGCCTCCCGCGGCAAGGGCCGCCAGCGCCTCGCCGCCGGCCAGGAAGCCGCCCACGAGGGCGCCGGGATGCCGCAGGTGGTGCCGCTCGCCGCCCCAGTGGCTCCAGCGCAGGTCGGTGGTCACCGCGCCGGGTCGTCCGGCCTCCACCGCGCGCAGCCGCACCGGATCCAGGCGCGGCACGCCCTCGCGTCCGCCCACCAGCAGCAGCTCCTGGGTGTTGTACCAGAGGGCCGCGTCCGGGAACTCGGCCAGGAAGGTGGCCAGCACCGCCCGGAACGCCGCCTCGGGCAGGAAGCCCAGCGGCACGAACTGCGCCACCAGCCCGCCCGGATTCAGGCGCGCCCGCACATCGGCGTAGAACTCGCGGGTGTAGAAGACGTCGACCCCGGGCCGGAACGTCTGCCCCACCTCCACCGAGACGATGTCGTAGCTGCGGTCGGTGTGGGCGGTGAAGGTGCGCCCATCCTCGGCCACCAGCCGCACGCGGCGGTCGCGCAGCCAGTCGTTGGGGAAGTGCCGGTCGATGAAGGGGAAGAGCGCCGGCTCGATGTCGACGCAGTCGAGGCTCGCCGGATCGTGGCGCAGGAAGCGTCCGGCCGTCTGGCCCACGCCAACGCCGATGACGAGGATGTCCCGCGGCGCCGGATGCAGCAGGGCCGGCAGATGGGCGGCCATGATCTGGTGGCCCTTGCCGGCGACGCCCTGCCACAGGTTGTCGATCTCGAGCTGCCGCTCGCCCTCCACGTCGACCACGGACAGGGTGGCGCTCTGGCCTTCGACGCTGTCCACGAGCACGCCGTCGCGGGCCAGGAAGCTGTCGGGCAGGTGCACGCCCGTGGCCCGGGGCAGCAGCAACCAGAGGCAAGCGCCGACGGCCACGGCCAGACCGCGGCCGAGCCGCGCGCGCGGCGTCAGCGGTTCGAGCAGCAACAGCGCCGCCGCGGCCGCGACCAGCCCGCCCGCCGTCAGCACCCGCACCCCCACTTCGAGGCCGGGCCCGGGCAGCAGCACGAATCCGGCCAGCAGCGAGCCCGTGATGCCGCCGACCGTATTCAGGGCCGTCATGCGCCCCACGCTCTCGGCCGAACGGGCCGGGTCGCGCAGGGCCAGGCGATTGGCCAGGGGGAAGCTCGCCCCCGACAGCAGCGACGCGGGCAGCATGAGCAGGAAGAAGGGGCCGGCTCCCGGCCCGAGGCCGAACCAGAGCGCAGCCGGCAGGAACATGGTGGCGATCACGGCCACGGCGGCAGCCAGCTGGAAGATGCCGAAGAGCAGGGGCAGGCGACGATCG
The sequence above is a segment of the bacterium genome. Coding sequences within it:
- a CDS encoding fused MFS/spermidine synthase, which encodes MRKHTLALFLFALSGFAGLAYEMAWIRRAALVFGSSTWALSTVLAVFFGGLALGSWAFGRRAPRVARPLRWYALLEAGLAVLAVASLFAFDLVEGIFGAAYRSGLAPRSGADGLPWLAAGPGVAWLRFALVAAVLVPPTFLMGGTLPLFVRRFVADARDFVPRLGLVYGLNTLGGVAGVLAAGFVLIPDLGVTATVLVAAGVNLVVAAVAWPLGREALPVDGPASAAGDGADADERALPLTTAGRRVVVPLLFFATGLVVVGAEVLWARFLGLVLRNSVTTAAVTLAVVLGGIVLGSLLVGRLTRGTAGDRRLPLLFGIFQLAAAVAVIATMFLPAALWFGLGPGAGPFFLLMLPASLLSGASFPLANRLALRDPARSAESVGRMTALNTVGGITGSLLAGFVLLPGPGLEVGVRVLTAGGLVAAAAALLLLEPLTPRARLGRGLAVAVGACLWLLLPRATGVHLPDSFLARDGVLVDSVEGQSATLSVVDVEGERQLEIDNLWQGVAGKGHQIMAAHLPALLHPAPRDILVIGVGVGQTAGRFLRHDPASLDCVDIEPALFPFIDRHFPNDWLRDRRVRLVAEDGRTFTAHTDRSYDIVSVEVGQTFRPGVDVFYTREFYADVRARLNPGGLVAQFVPLGFLPEAAFRAVLATFLAEFPDAALWYNTQELLLVGGREGVPRLDPVRLRAVEAGRPGAVTTDLRWSHWGGERHHLRHPGALVGGFLAGGEALAALAAGGEIYGDDRPVLAYATRGADILDHNEAPMARVIAGHLSPLANAVTGRLTPEEAALAEETRGLNLRDIVAAGIVAQVT